The following is a genomic window from Rhododendron vialii isolate Sample 1 chromosome 9a, ASM3025357v1.
TTTTCAAGATTTAGGCAAATCTTTTGAAGTCTACAAAGGCTGCCAAGGCTGCCATCTTtgaccaatgagagaattggagccacacttcagcagcccatgtgctgatttcaacaatctccaccttgacgacaattctccaaaaagtccgatgctgcccccaaatacaatccaaaaacagaacaaacagaCTCTCTACAAACTcgaacaaacaaagagagacaagagagcaaactatagaagcaaacaacagtgctctcaaaacagaacaaacaaacagactGACTGCAGATAACAGATGCTCttaacaaattcaaaataccgGAACAAACCAACAGAAGAGCCAGATTTCCGAAGTCTTCGAGTAAACTTCAGAACAGATTCGGACAAGTCGCGCGACAACTCAAAAGTCCCGGCAACAGATTCATATACAAATTCAGATGCTTGACCCACATCAAGCCAAATGCTCAACCTCGATTGAGCCAGGCGCCCCAGAGGCGCATGCACCCCGAAGGTGCTTAACATTGAATCAGGTGGACTGAGCTTGAACCACCATCAAACTCACTCCCAATAACTTCAGCGGACAGATCTGCAGtagattcaaaatcaaattccccaATAACGGTGGCAGCTCCACCTTCAGctttactcacacacacacagtgcacACACTGCACTTTTCATACAACAAGGGGAAGTGATCCCCTGTGGTCACACCCACCCACTAAGGGTGTACCCCAACAATAATCACCCCCTACACCCGAGTGGGGTAATCGTTGAATTCGCAGCGTTGTCCGACTGCAATCCGCCACTCTAGCACCACAGCTATCCCCTGCTCACACCAGAGGCTCCACTCGCCAGATAATCTCACACATCACCTGCGAGGAGGCTAAAACAACCCAGCTAGATATCCGTGACTCATATCGGCAACACCGCCGATACATTGCACCCCCTCAACCGAGTGCTCCGCATCCAAACCCGGATGCTCCACATCCCAATCCCGAGATATCCGCAGCAAAGTCCATTTCTATCCGCGCTCCTCTGCTGCCTAAGCGCTCGCATCACCCCTGGATGCTGTAATCCACGTTCGTCAATCCCGTTCTGCCCCTCTAGTCAAGCGCCTGTGTCACTGCTAGCCATCAGAAGTTTCATCACCCCCACACCGGAAGTGTATCTACCAACTGACCGAGTGTCTCCTTGCAAGACCAGATCTTCCGCGGCTGAACTCCGAACGCACCGTGCCCAATCACAGAGCACAAAATCCGATTGAACCAGACTGCTTCCGATCTCTGCAAGTCTGCTCCGCTAAGCGCTCGCACCGGCCTAGGAGCCCCCAATCCGAAAACGGAGCCCGCGGTTGCGTCCGgaacgtcgagatagtcaaaatcgactaATCATACGCGAAAAACGGAGTCCGGACGGCTCCGGAatcacagaaaacaaattttaggAATATTCTGCTGACTGTGCATGCTGACTGTGCATGCTGACTGGATGATGACATCTTGCTGATGTCATCGTCTTCAACCTGCAGCTGCGTGTGGAAACGTATCAGAAGCGCGTCAGATCCATTTTCTGATTTGACTGCTTAAGCGCAACTTTGACCGGGAAGGTGTGGATCACCCCGACGTCGGATGAAGGCTTATTATACCTTCTCGAAatcgtcttgacgagacgaacAAGATGGACAGATTAGATCGTATTTTCGAGCTGTTTCGAAAAAACGCAGATTCGAACAGAGGCAAAAAACAGAATGTTGCTTTGTGTTTTGGCTTcccaagctctgataccaattgttgcggaaactaaggatcaaaccagaacacaaacacacacacaaacacagagacaaagatttacgtggttccccaaaatcgggtacgtccacggggtaAACCGGAGCAATTATTCAAACAAAGGAAGCTTTACAAGTGAGGTCTCTCACCTCACCacactctctcatctctgacCTACATTTCTACTGCAAACAGACCTCACAATTTCCTTCaatggtctctcactcaagagagatacaaaccCCAAGCAGAGGACTccaatttatagccaaaacctgGAGCCCTATTCATGAGCCACGAGAGGCTCATTTACTGCAATCCCATGCCTGGGATTTTCAAGATTTAGGCAAATCTTTTGAAGTCTACAAAGGCTGCCAAGGCTGCCATCTTtgaccaatgagagaattggagccacacttcagcagcccatgtgctgATTTCAACAACGACCACCTCCTTTCTTTCGTGGACCATCCTTCTTCTAGCAATCGATACCGATTGGCAAGACAAAGTACGAAAGGAGGTGCTCGAGTTACTTGGGGACCAGAATCCAAACGCAGAAGGCATTGCAAGAATGAAAAAGGTACACTGCGCATAGGAATATTTGGATCTATGTTTATTTACAACTCTGTGTGATAAATATTCACTCCATCTTAAAGTGATTTCATTTTCTGTGTAGATGACCATGGTTATCAACGAGACCCTAAGACTATATCCTCCGGTCATCGGTCTTGTGAGAAAAGTACAACGGGAAAGCAAATTGGGAAGTCTCATTCTTCCGGTCAATATAGCCGTGAATATTCCGTCGTCGTTTCTTCATCTTAATCCTCACATTTGGGGAGAAGACGTGCATCTCTTCAATCCAGAAAGATTTTCGGGAGGAGTTGCTAAAGCCACAAACAACAATCCCGCAGTATATCTTCCTTTCAGTTTGGGACCGTGCAACTGTGTGGGCATGAACTTCTCTATCAATGAAACGAAAATTGCTCTCTCGATGATTCTGCAACGCTACGCCTTCGCTCTGTTCCCAACCTATATTCACTCGCCCATGGTTCGTGTGACGCTTGGTCCACAACATGGGATTCAGGTGATGCTTCACCCTCTCTAGCATGTATCAACTCTAATACTATTTATCAAGTGGTGTGCAGTGGGTGCAGGACAATCTTACATTTGAAGCACACCAATTTGTTCCTTATGTACCTAGACTGACTGTATGTCTTGGCAgggtttattcaaaaaaaaaaaaaaactcttggcagggtttattcaaaaaaaaaaaaaaaaaaaagtggagcgAATAAAACTGCAGGTTTGTTTGCACTAGAAAAGTCAACCGCTAATGAATTGTGATGATATTACAGTAACATCATATACTGTTACACAAGACAATGCCTTGTATACCTAATCAATTCTGATCTTTGTTGTCAACTTCTACTTATTTAGAGGACCCTATGTGTCACACTCcgaaattttaataaaaagttcATAATGTGTATGCGTAATTCAAATAACTAATTAGAGTAATTACTTGTGTTTATCCTAAATTGTGTAGTAGATATTTTAAGTGGTAGAAGTTCTCTACGAGCTTTACGAcatgaacggttccgatcatgaAAATAAACTCAATACGAATCGTTATTTGGCCAATTGCACGGTGCTGTCCCCATAAGAGAACTGCCGACAAACTAGATCCTTTTGTTATTACGAACTCCACAAAACTAAGGTCAAAAGTGTAAAGAAGCCCAACAGTATTATTGCTTGTCTGTCATTATCAGCGGTCTGCTTGATATTGAATTGTATTACTCATTAAAGGTGGCTATTGGGACCCACATAACCGGCGCTTGTGAGTGCCCATTAGCATTTGCTTGTTAGAAATATTATGTCACCATAGTTTCTTGGCTCTATTATTATGTTTCCTATTTTGTCTAGGCCATTATTTGTGTTTCCTATTTAGTCTAAGTTTCCAtgttgcacatatatttttaatttgtttaaggTTCTTGGTGGTCAAGTTTTGTACTAGTCTATATAAAAAGCGTACTAGGGTTATGTATCATATACAATCAATAATACCATCAAGTACCGAACACAACCCCAGAACCCTCACAGCCTCTGAGGCTCTGACCCCGTGAAAATATCTGGAAAAAGCAAGTAATCAAAAAGTAAATCGAAAGGGCTGAAAGAAGCAGAGAGATACGAGTAATTATTCTATCGTCTCCGGGCACGTCACGTGATGCTCCAACACCATTTATCCACGCATTCTTATGGCGAGTTACCGTAGCAAAGAGGTTTTCGCGGAGGTGGGAGACGAGGTATTTGGGTGAAGGTTTTGAGCATTTGGCTCAGCAAATCGTCGAGACACAAGAACAGCAGTCTTGGGGATCACAAGGGGAAAAATATGGCCGAAGATAAGGGCAGCTGCTCTACGTCCGGCCCTTGCCCTATATGCCTCGGACCTTTTCTTCAAGAATCCTATTTGGATCATTGTTTCCATAAGTTCTGCTACAATTGCATTATGCGTTGAGCCAAAGTGGTTGCTAGCAAGCTTTCTCGCCGGCCTTCCTCTGTAAAGTGTCCTCTGTGCAAGACACATAATTTTTCTATCGTACATGGCTACGATGGGAATTCTTTTCAACAACATTATATCAATCAAGATTTTGGAATTAGTGCTTTCTTTTCAAAAGCTCACAAATATAGGTTACGGTGCTACCATACAGAACCAGATAGCTTAATCAATACGTTCAAGGTACCACAGTATAGGAAGTCTCGTAAGTATTTTAAGCCGAATCAGTGGCTCAAAGGATGGTTGAGACATTGAAATTATCGTCCATCACGTACTTGGTGTAATTGAGAGTCATTGAGGAGAAATAAACTCCAAAACTCTCCAAGTACACTGGAAACACATGAAGAAACTTTCAAGGCCTTGGTATGTCAAGCGGCGAGACCTTTCTTAACTGGAAGAACCGATCAGTTTGTGCACGATGTAGAACTGTTTCTAGCTTCAGGATTGAATATTGATGCCTACGACAAAGTATACATGCAGCGTTTGGGTTGGAAACCTCCCGGGATTACCACCGAGGAAGTTGAATGCACCTTTAGTTCCATTCTTGTACATTTTTGATGACTCTGATGGAAATGACTGAACAATGCCTCAGCAACATTTGGCGTGCACCAAGGCGTCGTTTATTCGGGGACTAAAACTGACAGAATTAAGAATTCTAGGATTGGTAGTCATGGACTACTATTTGCTGCTATTAATTTAGTCCTGAATCCGAGTCACTCATGCTGTTGCAGAAAGCGGTTTTAGAAACTAATATATAGAAGTGTTTTTAGAAAGTATTTCAAACTACTAGAATTCGTGAGAACGATTATTGAGAACGTTAACATAAAACGAGATCGAGAATGCAAACGGAGATTATGCGGCCTATGTCTTGCTATATATCTACTGTTGGATCTATGTGAGAGATTTAAAATTAAGATTCTACATCCCAAACCTTCTGGTAATTAAATTCCTCCTTCATTTTCTTGCGTTGTGGTATTTGATTTTCCATTATAGTTTTCTATGTGAGTATATCATTAGCACGATTGGCTTCTGCTTTGCTATTGAGTTTGCGTCGATCGATTTCTACATTGCCCTTCGATTTCTTCTTCACTACAGTCCATCAATTCTGTGAGGTTTTCAGTTTTAAAACCTGGACAAAAATTACTAGTCCCTTCCAATTTATTCTTGAGTAAGGTTCAATAAAAATGAGCTATGGATAAGGACTTTTTAAGACTCCCGTCCAATCGACTGTTCGTAATACAAAAGTTCAGTTCAAATTATACACTAAACATCGAAATAGATCAGTGGTGCAAGCTGAGCACTTAAGTGCTATCTCGTTCATTTACACGAGTTCGAGCCCGCCCTACCAGCATCCAACAACCACAGCTAATATAAACAAGAACAAATGTAAACTCGAACGTTTTAGTTGGTTTCGTTACCGTACAAGGATCCGATCCAACTGCCCCTCTGTTAATTTGTGGACTTCTCCAATTCTTATAACTGGCCTTTTAGCAATCAAAGCTTTCGTGTTGCTGCTGGAATTCTTTGATTCCCAATCCAGACAAAAACTGCTTCTTGTCATGATAAGGAAAACTATAACCGTTACAGCAAATGAGAGGTAACTAACCAGAAAGATCAGAATCGATCATTACAATATACGATGGTATCGTATTATCattaaaatttatgtacataaGTAAGTAATATCCTTTTTCTCAAGGACCTTCAATATCCTTCTCAGGGAAAACACATTGGTTTGCTTGAAATCTAAGACTGCTTTGCCCCTGGCGCACACCTTGGTACATGCTAGAGAGGGTGAAGCATCACCTGAATGCCATGTTCTGGACAAACCGTCAAACGCATAGTTGGCGAGTGAATATAGGTTGGGGATAGCGTGAAGGCGTAGCGTTGCAGAATCATTGAGATAGCGATTTTTGCTTCATTGATCGCGAAGTTCATGCCTACACAATTGCGTGGTCCCAGACCAAAGGGAAGGTACACTGCCGGGTTGTTGTTGGTAGCTTTAGCAACCCCTCCTGAAAATCTTTCTGGATTGAAGAGATGCGCGTCTTCTCCCCAAATGTGAGGATCAAGATGAAGAGACAGTGTCGGAATGGTCACGGTGATATTGGCTGGAAGAACAAACCTTCCCAATTTGCTTTCCCGTCCTACTTTCCTCTGAAAACTGATGACTGAAGGATACAGTCTTAGGGTCTCATTGATGACCATGGTCatctacaaaaaataaaaaacacactTAAATTACTGAAGTAAATTGGAATTACTAAAAACTTATCTATGGCGTATAACTTATAAGGTCATGGGTTGTACCCTTTTCATTCTTGCAATGCCTTCTGCATTTGGCTTCTGCTTTCCAAATAACTCAAAAACCTCCTTCCGTAATTTGTCTTGCCACTCCGTATCGATTGCTAGAAGGAGAGTGGCCCACGAGAGCAAGTTGGTGGTTGTTTCATGTCCGGCAATGTAGAAGGTCTTACACTCATCAACCACATCTTTCAGTGTAATCCTATTCGTGTCGGCAGGATCGTTATATGCCTCCATAAGTAGTCCAAGCAGATCAGTCCCGAAGTTTCCCTGTTCTGTCAAAACTTTTTCTCGTTTCCTTATAATCCCTATAATAGAATCTCTTATTCCTTGTTCAAGTTTATCTGATTCTTCATCATCGGTACTCTTCCAAAACAGGCTGTACACAAGAGGAACACTATGTATTATGATGATTAAGGAGAAGAAACTGAGCAAGTTTATATCAACAAAactgcacaatttttttttcttgggatTAATGAAGCATGAGTTTATTTACCTAAGGCCAGGAAGCCTGATTTTGAAAAGATTCCTGGAAAATAAGGTTACCATCTTCGTCAACATCTCGAATATACCTTTCCCTTCTAAATAACTACTGCCAAAAGCTGTCCTCGAAATGACTTCTGATGTTAATACTTTAAACTCTTCAAACACCTCAATCTCTTTGCCTTCGTGATGTTTCCACCTTTCTAGCATCATCTCAACACTCTGAATCATCGCCGGAACCATGTTCTACATAGATAGAGGCACATATGCCATTGCTTGAATCATTTAGTCCAACTTCAACACTCACCAAATTAATTTCTGATTCTATTGAAGTTACATAAGAATCCCAACATTTTAAtggaaaaataatccaaaaccaaacaatagCGCGCAACTAGTAAACACGTACTTTTAGGCTCTCTGCATAGAAAGCGTGGCTGGCCAGTTTCCTTTGCTTTGCCCATTTTTCACCTTTAGATGTCACAAGCCCATCCCCTAACAGCTTCTTTAAGAAGTCATTAGTAACTGATTTCGGGTAACTCTTTTCCTTGTCGTTAAGTACTTCCTTGGCATACTCTGGTTCTGTGATCACTAACAGAGCTTGGGGACCATACCACATAAGTACATTTCTCCCTGACCCAATAAAAAGGAATCGAAGAAATCGTCAAAAACAATATCGAAACTCTTCCTAGAGTACGGAAAGATTTGAGTTTTTGTTTTCAGTATTTTCGTACCGTATATGTTGAGCCAAGAATGTAGATGAGGTTGGAGTCTGGGGAATATGTTGTGCGATAAACCCATCGGTTTGCTCCTGGTTGCTGTTCTCATATTGAGGACCTCTTTCGTATTTCCATGGACGAGTCTGTAAGAAGGGCCTCTGATTCCCTGTGAATTCATCACGCGTTGAATGCGAAATGGAGTCCACCATATTCTGTGAAGGAGCTTGATGAGAAAAAACAGAAGGTACAAACAAAGAGAGCATGAAAGAAGGATCGTTAGGGTTTCGAGAACACCCATATCAATTTCAGGCCACAGAACTTCAAGAAGCAGCTGAACTATTAGTTCTATCGTTTAAGGCTTGTGGTGttctttgctttgctttgctttgctttgtaCGGAGTATTTAATGAAGAGGGCAGGGCGAGGAACTTTTTGGTATACCCGGTATATCACAAATTTGGTATCCCCTTTACAAAAATTGTGACACTTGGCAGACGGTAATTTTTAAGGACTTCAAGTATAATTATTCCTCTCCAATTCATATTGGGCCTGGCACTAAAACATCTGGGGTTTTTTTTCCCGCATAAATGCCTCTTTGCACAAAAAGCTAAACACCCCTCCCCAAATTACCCCTCTGCTATCCCAGCTGcttcttttgctttcttctcttccaatttttttacatttccaGATCCACATCAAAAAAGGATCCATATTTCATCAACAGGTAACAACACGtttcaagggtttttttaaattgtaattTAAAGGTAAAGTATAAATTATGAGGATTTAAaccaattcaaaaataaaaggtCCGTAGTAAAATTTAAAGTTGTAAATTTCCATTGAAAGCacaaagattaaacaaaaactacaatagccaaagattaaacaaaaactacaaCCACTATATCattccttgcaaaaaaaaatacattcccTAAATATCTTGCTTGTTTCATTTCTGTGGTGGTAGCATTTCCATTCTTAACTCAactacggtattgcatcttcCTCAACTAGCAATCTCATATAGCTGAAACGGGGAGAATTAACCTCCGGATTTGAAGAAGAAACCTACATAGCATCGATAAACTCCTATTAAAATGTTGAGATTTTGAAACTCCGTGTGCCAAGGATAGCAAATTGTGGAATAAAATTATACGAATACTTGAGTGGGGATGGTGAACTGGTCATGTACACTAGTTGGATTAACCTGGTTATGATTGCTTGCACTCATGGGAACTTCCAACTGTTGTAACATTGGATTGATGAGTGTCGAACTACTTGCTTGAGGAAAGGATAATTGAGAGTTTCCAATCCTTGATTTCCTTTTTTGTCCTAAACAACACCATAAAATTCATGTCAAAGAAATCACTAACttacacaaaaatgaaaaatgaaacatGGAACTCACTTATTTAATTAATCTTTCTAGGAGCAAAAACTTATCTAACAAGAGAGGAATATATCTAACAAGAGAGGAAACTCACCGGTCACCATGTGATTTGGATGTGGCATTCGAGGCTTTTCTGAAAGTCTACgtgtcttcctcttcttcttttcccaaTAACTTTTAATTCTAGCATTGGTGCTTCCTTTCGTCCGAATGCGTAAAGGATCAAGCACATGCCTATCATCAGTAGGGCTAGGCATTTCTTCAACACAAGTGGTGATATCTTCTTCAACACAATTAAGATCATCTACACTATCTAAATTTGCTATCTCCTCTTCAACCATCTTCAATGCCTCCCTTAATTTATCCTTAACAATTTCAGTGCATTTACAAGATAATGAGCCCTTATCAAAAACATTTTGCCCCATATGATTCAACTCACTAAGGTGCAATGAGCGAGTAGATTTTCCTTCTTGGTGCAATGATTCTCCAACATCACCTTCTATCCCCGACTTTGCACTTTTGGTCCATCTCTTTAAGATATATGGTTCAGGTAtctcttttctaatttttcataaCAAGCACTCTTAAAGCATGTTTGCACAATATTCCCAAAATCTCAAACAGCTTACAACTACAAGAGATTTCATCATTGGAAAGATCAAATTGAACAATATGCACCCTTTGACGGCCATCCTTTGTTACATGATAGATGGAAGTTGTCCCATTGCAACTAATTTCAACACAATTCAATCCAAAGCTATCCAACAATTCCTCTTCAAACTTACTAAACATGACAAGAGTGTACACCTTAGATGCATGATTCAAAATACCACGCTTACTTACCTTTGCTGGCGCACCATTTTTGCATCGAAAATCATCACTTCTTTCATCTCGCCGCATTTCTTCAACCTTTTCCTCATAATATTGAATAACTTGTAGGAGAGACATAGGCTTTCGCataatttgatgaaaaacacTATTAGTTCTCTCACTTCTTTGGGAGGATTTCATCCTCGCCGAAAAAAAGTCTACACTAAAAGCAGGACACCATTTTTCCCTAAGATCATACAATCTTTTAAGACAAGAATGATTCTCTAGTCCAAACATTTCAACCATATCAGTCCAATCGCTTTCAAATTTAATTGAATCATAGCACCCATAAAAACACGTGTCAAATAAAGCTTTGAAACTTGCATTTGTAAATAGTCCAGCTAGATGTTGCTTAGCATTATTTGAAATGTGCCACATACACAATTTGTGGCGTGCTCCAGTGAACACTACCTCTATCGCATTAGCCATTGCTTGATCTTGATCAGTAAAAATACTCTTCGGTTGTCGATTCCCCATAGCTTCTAGAAAAGTCTTAAATAACCAAATGAAAGATTCTGTTGTCTCATTCGACAAAAAAGCACAaccaaacaatttatttttccaatgatGATTGATACCAACAAATGGGGAGCAAACCAAATTATACTTGTTAGTTCGGTATGTTGTATCAAAAATAATGACATCCCAAAACATTCATAGTCTAACTTTGATCTTCCatccctccaaaaaaaatttgccattCGGTTTTTTCCATCCACTTGAAATTAGTAGAAAAACATAGGATCTTCAACTTGCTTACGCTTGAAAAAATTGACCACGCTTTGTCCATTCCCTGCTTCAATAAGATTTTCCCTCCCCGTATGCAAAACCCTTTCTCAAGGCATACTCATTGGAGAGGTTGTAAGCTTCATCTTCCGAAAAAATATTCATTCCCACTTTGAGTTCTCCATTGCAATCATTCCCACTTTGAGTTCTTCACTGCAATCATTGAAAGTTTCCATTAAAGTAGCTTCTTCACTCTTATTTTCATAATTTGGGGCATCCATTAAACTTGAGTAGCCAGGAAAATGCAGTGTGATTAATTAatagaaacccaaaaaaatcacaagGATCATTCAATAGAATAATGAGTAttgtattgaaaaaaaaaaaaaacgttgaaATGTGTTGTTACCTGTGAGTAAAATAAGGATATCCCCCTTTTGAAGTGAATCTGGAAATATAAAACAATTGGAAGAGaacaaagaaaaggagaaaCTGCAGTGGGATAGCAAAGGAGTAATTTGGGGGAGGGGGTTTTAGCTTTTGGCATTTGTGCGGAAAAAGGCAAATGTTTAGCGCCGGgcactgctattcgcagccctttattttctcccatagcctactacatttcggtaaatggttgttgaaaatcatacataacatttcgttaaatagctgttgaaaacaagattatattttggtaactacatgtagaaaatatgttcaactttcgggaaacaactgccgaacatacattttcagtaaatagctgttgaaaaaaatattatatttcggtaattggatgctgaaaatatatctcaatttcgataactaactgtcgagtataattgaaaatttttaacgggttatgggagaaaataaaggactgCGAATAGCCTCGCCTTTAGTGCCAATATGAATTGGGGGAAGAGGAATAATTACAGTGGAAATCCTTGTAAATTACAGTTTTCCACATGTCAAATTTGCTGTGAAGGAGGATACCAAGTTTGCCGTACATCGGGTGTACAAAAAAGTTCCTCGGGGCAGGGATATTGGATTGGggatagggctgcaaacgagccgagtcgagccgagcctcaacatgttcaagctcggcttggTCATTTATAGGGaggctcaagctcggctcgagctggAAAAtatgagctcgagctcggctcgtcaATCATTAgcaaagctcgagctcggctcgtctAAACTCGGTAGTATATGAACGAGTCAGCTcagctcaagctcaagctcgttAAAAGGTTccacattcatttttttaagtCCAACTTTC
Proteins encoded in this region:
- the LOC131301528 gene encoding cytochrome P450 CYP749A22-like, yielding MKKMTMVINETLRLYPPVIGLVRKVQRESKLGSLILPVNIAVNIPSSFLHLNPHIWGEDVHLFNPERFSGGVAKATNNNPAVYLPFSLGPCNCVGMNFSINETKIALSMILQRYAFALFPTYIHSPMVRVTLGPQHGIQVMLHPL
- the LOC131301767 gene encoding cytochrome P450 CYP749A22-like, coding for MGVLETLTILLSCSLCLYLLFFLIKLLHRIWWTPFRIQRVMNSQGIRGPSYRLVHGNTKEVLNMRTATRSKPMGLSHNIFPRLQPHLHSWLNIYGRNVLMWYGPQALLVITEPEYAKEVLNDKEKSYPKSVTNDFLKKLLGDGLVTSKGEKWAKQRKLASHAFYAESLKNMVPAMIQSVEMMLERWKHHEGKEIEVFEEFKVLTSEVISRTAFGSSYLEGKGIFEMLTKMVTLFSRNLFKIRLPGLSLFWKSTDDEESDKLEQGIRDSIIGIIRKREKVLTEQGNFGTDLLGLLMEAYNDPADTNRITLKDVVDECKTFYIAGHETTTNLLSWATLLLAIDTEWQDKLRKEVFELFGKQKPNAEGIARMKRMTMVINETLRLYPSVISFQRKVGRESKLGRFVLPANITVTIPTLSLHLDPHIWGEDAHLFNPERFSGGVAKATNNNPAVYLPFGLGPRNCVGMNFAINEAKIAISMILQRYAFTLSPTYIHSPTMRLTVCPEHGIQVMLHPL
- the LOC131299789 gene encoding protein FAR1-RELATED SEQUENCE 5-like codes for the protein MGNRQPKSIFTDQDQAMANAIEVVFTGARHKLCMWHISNNAKQHLAGLFTNASFKALFDTCFYGCYDSIKFESDWTDMVEMFGLENHSCLKRLYDLREKWCPAFSVDFFSARMKSSQRSERTNSVFHQIMRKPMSLLQVIQYYEEKVEEMRRDERSDDFRCKNGAPAKVSKRGILNHASKVYTLVMFSKFEEELLDSFGLNCVEISCNGTTSIYHVTKDGRQRVHIVQFDLSNDEISCSCKLKEIPEPYILKRWTKSAKSGIEGDVGESLHQEGKSTRSLHLSELNHMGQNVFDKGSLSCKCTEIVKDKLREALKMVEEEIANLDSVDDLNCVEEDITTCVEEMPSPTDDRHVLDPLRIRTKGSTNARIKSYWEKKKRKTRRLSEKPRMPHPNHMVTGEFPLLLDIFLSC